In one Chitinophaga sancti genomic region, the following are encoded:
- a CDS encoding AraC family transcriptional regulator: MRSYTPSTHFQYLIADDSDHLWGNVITTVGHQHIAAQEAYPPANHPARYLLSPHKGRSIEEYQLVYIVKGSGSFQSGSLKEMAVKEGNILLLFPGEWHNYYPNKETGWEEYWIGFYGTNMQSRVRCGFFDRQQPVYDIGIQDEIIQLYRKAIETAQNEVAGCQQQLSGVVSNLLGHLYSLYKSASFEQTDLTKKINQAKTILSANYNVDIPLKTVANQIQMSYSWFRHAFKECTGFSPNQYILDLRIQKSKGMLTNSILSIKEIAYEVGFNNSEYYTTLFRRKTAMTPGEYRRFTQGKMDQDKKKLTL; encoded by the coding sequence ATGAGATCCTATACACCATCCACGCATTTTCAATATTTGATCGCAGATGACTCAGATCATTTGTGGGGGAATGTTATCACCACCGTTGGGCATCAGCACATAGCTGCTCAGGAGGCTTATCCACCTGCCAATCATCCTGCGCGGTATTTGCTATCACCACATAAGGGGCGCTCCATAGAAGAATATCAACTGGTATATATTGTAAAAGGATCCGGCAGTTTCCAGTCAGGTAGTCTTAAAGAAATGGCGGTGAAAGAAGGGAATATCTTATTGCTGTTTCCCGGGGAATGGCATAACTATTATCCTAACAAAGAAACAGGTTGGGAGGAATACTGGATCGGGTTTTACGGCACCAATATGCAAAGCCGGGTACGTTGCGGTTTCTTTGATCGCCAGCAGCCGGTGTATGATATAGGGATCCAGGATGAAATAATACAGTTGTACCGGAAAGCCATCGAAACAGCGCAGAACGAGGTGGCCGGATGCCAGCAGCAGTTATCCGGCGTAGTCAGCAATTTGTTGGGGCACCTCTATTCACTCTATAAGAGCGCCAGTTTTGAGCAAACCGATCTAACGAAAAAGATCAACCAGGCGAAAACGATCCTGTCCGCAAATTATAACGTAGATATTCCTCTAAAGACCGTGGCGAACCAGATACAAATGAGTTATTCATGGTTCAGGCATGCTTTCAAAGAGTGCACAGGCTTCTCTCCGAATCAATATATCCTGGATCTGAGAATTCAAAAGAGCAAAGGGATGCTCACCAATTCTATTTTATCAATTAAGGAGATCGCCTACGAAGTAGGATTTAATAACTCCGAATATTACACAACCCTGTTCCGCCGAAAAACAGCCATGACTCCGGGAGAGTACAGGCGGTTTACACAGGGAAAAATGGACCAGGACAAAAAGAAACTTACCCTTTAA
- the fucO gene encoding lactaldehyde reductase: protein MANRIVLNETSYHGAGARYEMLTEIKRRGLSKAFFMTDKDLVKFGVAKEVEKILEGAGMPYQVFDDIKANPTIENVQAGVDKFNSSGADFIIALGGGSVIDTAKGVGIIAKNPSFYDVKSLEGVADTKNRSVLIMALPTTAGTAAEVTINYVITDAAEKRKMVCVDPNDVPEIAFVDPELMYTMPKSLTAATGLDALTHAIESYITKGAWEMSNMFSIKAIELIHAHLEKAVNHPASKADREGMALAQYIAGMGFSNVGLGIAHSMAHPLSAVYDTPHGVACSLLLPFVMEYNAVSAAAPKYRGIAKAMGVNTELLNEQECIDAAIKAVKSLSVSINIPQRLNEIGVKKEDIAMLAKAAFADVCTGGNPRDTSVAEIEALYYTAF, encoded by the coding sequence ATGGCAAACCGTATTGTTTTAAACGAAACTTCCTATCACGGAGCTGGTGCCCGTTATGAAATGCTCACTGAAATCAAACGCAGGGGCTTAAGTAAAGCTTTCTTCATGACGGATAAGGACCTGGTAAAATTTGGCGTAGCCAAAGAGGTAGAGAAAATTCTTGAGGGCGCTGGAATGCCTTATCAAGTCTTTGATGATATTAAGGCTAATCCTACAATTGAGAACGTGCAGGCTGGGGTTGATAAATTTAACAGTTCAGGGGCAGACTTCATCATTGCCCTTGGCGGCGGCTCAGTGATAGACACAGCCAAAGGTGTGGGTATTATTGCAAAGAACCCATCATTTTATGATGTGAAGTCTTTGGAAGGAGTGGCAGATACGAAGAACCGGTCAGTACTTATCATGGCCCTGCCCACAACTGCCGGTACTGCGGCGGAGGTAACCATTAACTATGTAATAACAGATGCGGCGGAAAAACGCAAGATGGTTTGTGTGGATCCTAACGATGTGCCTGAGATTGCATTCGTAGATCCCGAGTTGATGTATACTATGCCGAAAAGTCTTACAGCAGCTACAGGTCTGGATGCGCTCACCCATGCGATTGAATCTTATATTACGAAGGGAGCCTGGGAGATGTCTAATATGTTTTCCATTAAGGCGATAGAATTGATTCATGCGCATCTTGAAAAAGCGGTCAATCATCCCGCGAGCAAAGCTGACCGGGAAGGGATGGCGCTTGCACAATATATTGCGGGTATGGGATTCAGTAATGTGGGGTTGGGCATAGCACATTCAATGGCGCATCCGTTGAGTGCTGTTTATGATACACCGCATGGCGTGGCTTGTTCCCTGTTATTGCCATTTGTAATGGAATATAATGCGGTATCTGCAGCGGCTCCTAAATATAGGGGAATTGCAAAGGCAATGGGGGTAAACACGGAATTGTTAAATGAACAGGAGTGTATTGATGCTGCTATTAAAGCAGTAAAGTCTTTGTCAGTAAGTATTAATATTCCGCAAAGGTTGAATGAGATCGGGGTGAAAAAAGAGGATATAGCAATGTTGGCGAAAGCGGCATTTGCGGATGTGTGTACAGGGGGGAATCCCAGGGATACTTCTGTAGCGGAGATTGAAGCGCTTTATTATACAGCTTTTTAG
- the rhaT gene encoding L-rhamnose/proton symporter RhaT, whose translation MNSLFGLLIMALGSFSQSSSYLPIRKVKGWSWESFWLVQGIFAWIVFPLLGSIIAIPSGSSLMELWAAGGALKAMGFGALWGIGGLTFGLSMRFLGVALGQSIALGTCAAFGTLLPAMMGHTNFLQGEGLLLLIGISITVAGIAIIGYAGSLRSANMTEEEKRAAIKDFALSKGLLVAFLAGAMSACFTLGLEAGTPIKEAALAGGVNGLYAGLPVIFLVTLGGAVTNVAYCSWQNIKNKAPKEREALSKQDLLRNVLFCALAGGLWYSQFFGLEMGKSFLTDSPVLLAFSWSILMSLNVLFSNVWGGILKEWKGVNRKTIAVLVSGLTILILSVIVVGMAQP comes from the coding sequence ATGAACAGTTTATTTGGATTATTGATCATGGCGCTGGGTAGTTTTAGTCAATCCAGTTCTTACCTGCCCATCAGGAAAGTAAAGGGCTGGTCCTGGGAATCATTCTGGTTGGTACAGGGGATTTTTGCGTGGATTGTTTTTCCGCTATTGGGCAGTATCATAGCGATTCCCAGCGGAAGTAGCCTCATGGAATTATGGGCCGCGGGAGGTGCATTGAAGGCAATGGGTTTTGGAGCACTCTGGGGAATTGGGGGTCTTACCTTTGGTTTGAGCATGCGTTTCCTGGGAGTAGCCCTGGGCCAGAGTATTGCATTGGGTACCTGTGCCGCATTTGGCACCCTGTTGCCTGCGATGATGGGGCATACCAATTTCCTGCAGGGAGAAGGATTGCTGTTGCTGATCGGGATCTCTATTACCGTTGCCGGGATTGCCATTATCGGATATGCAGGTAGTCTTCGTTCTGCTAATATGACTGAAGAAGAAAAGAGAGCGGCTATCAAAGACTTTGCCTTAAGCAAGGGATTACTTGTTGCCTTTTTAGCGGGAGCTATGAGTGCCTGTTTTACCCTGGGCCTGGAAGCTGGTACGCCTATAAAAGAGGCCGCCCTGGCTGGTGGTGTGAATGGTTTGTATGCAGGGCTTCCTGTGATCTTCCTGGTCACCCTGGGTGGCGCTGTTACAAACGTGGCGTATTGTAGCTGGCAGAATATTAAAAACAAAGCGCCTAAAGAGCGGGAGGCATTGAGCAAACAGGACCTGCTTCGGAATGTGCTGTTCTGTGCATTGGCCGGAGGGCTCTGGTATTCCCAGTTCTTCGGACTTGAAATGGGTAAAAGCTTTTTGACCGATAGTCCTGTTTTACTTGCATTTTCCTGGAGTATCCTGATGTCGCTGAATGTATTGTTCAGTAATGTTTGGGGTGGCATATTAAAAGAATGGAAAGGCGTGAACAGAAAGACAATAGCGGTATTGGTTTCCGGCCTGACGATCCTCATCCTTTCCGTAATAGTGGTGGGGATGGCACAGCCTTAA
- a CDS encoding rhamnulokinase: protein MAACHLFAFDVGATSGRSCIARIDNDTITLQELTRFPNNIVRIDNKYYWDIYYLFEELKNGLKAAAAAGIKIDAIGVDTWGVDFVYLGKDGMLLSQPRAYRDPYTNGIPEEYFKTVAKKEVYDATGIQVMNFNSLYQLYAARKEQSSALEAAADILFMPDALSYLLTGRKVCEYTIASTSQLMNPRTKNFEGKLFDAIPLSTSLMQPIVMPGEIVAYVSESVQKECGIARIPVIAVAGHDTGSAVVAVPTTDENFAYLSSGTWSLMGIEVNEPIINEASYTLNFTNEGGVNGTTRFLKNITGMWLIEQCRKEWEAAGDKLSYSEIDRLNETADSFRFLIDPDHLSFANPDSMLRVIREYCENTGQGSPVTQADFIRCIFDSLALKYRKVLESLQSLAPFPIQRLHVIGGGSKNTMLNQMTANAIGMPVVSGPTEATAIGNIMMQAKGIGYVNSLAEIRRVVRNSIKQDTYLPKDTAQWNAAYNRFREIIKYN from the coding sequence ATGGCCGCTTGTCACTTATTCGCTTTTGATGTCGGAGCTACTTCAGGCAGATCATGCATTGCCCGGATAGATAATGATACCATAACGCTGCAGGAACTGACCCGGTTCCCTAATAATATAGTCCGGATCGATAATAAATATTACTGGGATATCTATTACCTGTTTGAGGAGCTGAAAAATGGCCTTAAAGCAGCAGCTGCAGCAGGTATTAAGATTGATGCGATTGGGGTTGATACCTGGGGCGTAGATTTTGTCTACCTGGGGAAAGATGGGATGCTCCTGAGCCAGCCACGGGCCTACCGGGATCCTTACACCAATGGTATTCCCGAAGAATATTTCAAAACTGTTGCAAAAAAGGAAGTGTACGATGCGACGGGGATCCAGGTAATGAACTTCAATTCTTTGTACCAGTTGTATGCTGCCCGGAAAGAGCAATCCTCTGCGCTTGAAGCCGCGGCGGATATTCTCTTTATGCCGGATGCATTGTCTTATTTGCTGACCGGTCGCAAGGTGTGTGAATATACAATCGCGTCAACTTCACAATTAATGAACCCGCGGACGAAGAATTTTGAAGGGAAATTATTTGATGCCATTCCTTTAAGCACCTCCCTGATGCAGCCCATTGTTATGCCCGGTGAAATAGTTGCTTATGTGAGTGAGTCCGTTCAGAAGGAATGTGGTATTGCCAGGATCCCTGTTATTGCGGTAGCAGGCCATGATACTGGTTCTGCTGTTGTAGCAGTGCCCACTACCGATGAGAATTTCGCCTATCTCAGTTCCGGTACATGGTCGCTGATGGGCATCGAGGTAAATGAGCCTATTATCAATGAAGCATCTTATACCCTCAATTTTACCAATGAAGGTGGGGTAAATGGTACTACCCGCTTCCTTAAGAACATTACCGGTATGTGGCTGATTGAACAATGCCGGAAGGAATGGGAAGCGGCAGGCGATAAACTTTCCTATAGTGAAATTGACCGGCTGAATGAAACCGCTGACAGCTTTCGCTTTCTGATAGATCCGGATCACCTGTCTTTTGCAAATCCTGATAGTATGCTGCGCGTCATCCGGGAGTATTGTGAAAATACGGGGCAGGGATCACCTGTTACGCAGGCAGATTTTATCCGTTGCATTTTTGATAGTCTTGCGTTGAAGTATCGAAAAGTACTGGAAAGTCTGCAGTCACTGGCGCCATTTCCTATTCAACGCCTGCATGTGATTGGCGGTGGATCAAAAAATACCATGCTGAACCAGATGACGGCAAATGCAATTGGGATGCCGGTCGTTTCAGGGCCAACAGAGGCTACTGCAATAGGAAATATCATGATGCAGGCTAAAGGTATTGGCTACGTGAATTCGCTGGCCGAAATACGCCGGGTAGTTCGTAATTCTATTAAGCAGGATACCTACCTGCCAAAGGATACAGCACAGTGGAATGCTGCCTATAACCGATTCCGTGAAATTATTAAATACAACTAA
- a CDS encoding response regulator, with protein MPTILVIEDNPTVRDSLVEILQLAGYDVIFAGNGKQGIHMAETRHPDVIICDLSLPILDGYVVLQILNSNEACCKIPFIFLTARTERSDVRMGMNLGADDYITKPFDPSDLLNSIECQLKKLENNRLVQLHEMQMVSELCIPESADYNPLKTLVMDRNVRRFRKRQVIYQEGNYPSCLYFIVKGKVKTFILDEDGKELITELACEGDFLGYAALLEQIRYVDTAEAIGEVELAMIPHNDFENVLANDAVMRQQVIRLLAENIEEKEAQLLKTAYDSLRKKAAAALLMVYKKYNIVDYTDVGINFSRGNLAALAGVAKESLARTLAEFRDEQLIEIRRGTIYIRDKDKLTQFCK; from the coding sequence ATGCCTACAATACTAGTAATTGAGGACAACCCAACGGTTAGAGACAGCCTGGTGGAAATCCTGCAGCTGGCCGGATACGATGTGATTTTTGCAGGGAACGGCAAGCAGGGGATCCATATGGCTGAGACCAGGCATCCTGATGTGATCATATGTGATTTGTCATTACCGATCCTGGACGGTTATGTTGTCTTGCAGATTTTAAACAGCAATGAGGCATGCTGTAAGATTCCTTTTATTTTTCTGACTGCTCGTACAGAACGTTCAGATGTAAGGATGGGAATGAACCTCGGGGCAGATGATTATATTACCAAGCCTTTCGATCCTTCTGACCTGCTCAATTCTATAGAATGCCAGTTAAAGAAGCTGGAAAACAACAGGCTGGTGCAGCTGCATGAAATGCAAATGGTATCGGAATTATGTATCCCTGAGTCAGCAGACTATAACCCGCTGAAAACCCTGGTAATGGACCGCAATGTAAGGCGATTCAGGAAAAGGCAGGTTATTTACCAGGAAGGAAATTATCCGTCCTGCCTGTACTTTATTGTAAAGGGGAAGGTCAAAACTTTTATCCTGGATGAGGATGGAAAGGAATTGATAACAGAGCTGGCATGTGAAGGTGATTTCCTGGGATACGCAGCCCTGCTGGAGCAGATACGGTATGTAGATACGGCAGAAGCCATCGGGGAGGTGGAACTGGCCATGATACCACATAACGATTTTGAGAATGTGTTAGCCAATGACGCAGTCATGAGGCAACAGGTGATCCGCCTGCTGGCAGAAAACATAGAAGAAAAGGAAGCACAGTTGTTGAAAACGGCTTATGATTCCCTGCGTAAAAAAGCTGCTGCAGCCCTGCTGATGGTTTATAAGAAGTACAATATTGTAGATTATACGGATGTGGGAATAAATTTCAGCCGGGGCAATCTTGCCGCCCTTGCAGGTGTGGCAAAAGAATCACTGGCCCGCACACTGGCTGAATTTCGGGATGAACAGCTGATTGAAATAAGAAGGGGCACCATTTATATTCGTGATAAGGATAAGCTTACACAGTTTTGTAAATAG
- a CDS encoding L-rhamnose isomerase: MSKENMVLQAFEIAKERYAALGVDVNAALNHLQQLSISLHCWQTDDVVGFETLGNQGGSGIQATGNYPGRARNMQEVKADIEEVITHIAGKHRFNLHAIYGDFGGKTVDRDQILPEHFTGWMEWAKEKGLKIDFNSSSFGHPKSGDLTLANPDKSIRDFWIEHTKRCRAISDAIGKYQDDPCIMNLWIHDGSKDLTVNRYKYRQILEKSLDEIFAAEYKHMKDCIESKLFGIALESYTVGSHDFYLGYGAKRQKIVTLDTGHFHLTESVADKISSLLLFTPEIMLHVSRPVRWDSDHVVTLNEDTIELAREIVRADALNRVHVGLDFFDASINRIGAYVVGVRATQKAFLQAFLEPLAALRRYEDNGQYFERLALLEEAKSLPWAAVWDYFCLKNEVEVGADFIPAVQKYERDVTSKR; encoded by the coding sequence ATGAGTAAAGAAAATATGGTGCTCCAGGCATTTGAAATTGCTAAGGAACGTTATGCTGCGCTTGGTGTGGATGTGAATGCGGCATTGAATCATTTACAGCAATTATCCATCTCCCTGCACTGCTGGCAGACAGATGATGTGGTAGGTTTTGAAACCCTGGGTAACCAGGGTGGCAGTGGTATTCAGGCAACGGGTAACTATCCGGGCCGTGCACGAAACATGCAGGAAGTGAAAGCTGATATCGAAGAAGTGATTACGCATATCGCAGGCAAGCATAGATTTAACCTGCATGCTATTTACGGTGACTTTGGCGGGAAAACGGTTGACAGGGATCAGATCCTGCCTGAACACTTCACCGGGTGGATGGAATGGGCAAAAGAGAAAGGCCTGAAGATCGACTTTAATTCCAGCTCTTTCGGTCATCCCAAAAGTGGTGATCTTACACTGGCGAATCCTGATAAGTCTATCCGTGATTTTTGGATCGAACATACGAAACGTTGCCGCGCAATCTCTGATGCCATTGGTAAATATCAGGATGATCCCTGTATTATGAACCTCTGGATTCATGATGGTTCCAAAGACCTGACGGTGAATCGTTATAAATACCGCCAGATCCTGGAAAAATCCCTGGATGAGATATTCGCTGCTGAATATAAGCACATGAAGGATTGCATTGAATCCAAATTGTTCGGGATCGCCCTGGAGAGTTATACAGTAGGTTCTCATGATTTTTACCTGGGCTATGGTGCAAAAAGGCAAAAGATCGTTACGCTGGACACCGGCCACTTTCATCTTACCGAAAGTGTTGCGGACAAGATCTCATCCCTGTTGCTCTTTACACCTGAGATTATGTTGCATGTAAGCCGCCCTGTGAGGTGGGATTCTGATCATGTAGTTACCCTAAACGAAGATACGATCGAGCTGGCAAGAGAAATTGTAAGAGCCGATGCATTAAACAGGGTGCATGTAGGGCTTGACTTTTTTGATGCATCCATCAATCGTATTGGTGCTTATGTGGTAGGTGTAAGGGCGACACAAAAAGCATTCTTACAGGCCTTCCTGGAGCCACTGGCTGCCCTGCGCAGGTATGAAGATAATGGTCAGTACTTTGAGAGACTGGCATTGCTGGAAGAAGCGAAAAGTTTGCCATGGGCGGCTGTATGGGATTATTTCTGTTTGAAAAATGAAGTGGAAGTGGGAGCGGACTTTATCCCTGCAGTTCAAAAGTATGAACGTGACGTTACATCAAAAAGATAA
- a CDS encoding glycoside hydrolase family 3 C-terminal domain-containing protein, translated as MSKKINLIGLLFLVISTVKAQNIPVYQDDSKPLEQRVEDALSRMTVEEKIAMLHAQSKFSSTGVPRLGIPEIWTDDGPHGVRPEVLWDEWSQAGWTNDSVIAFPALTALAATWNKDMSSLYGKSLGEEARYRKKDVILGPGVNIYRTPLNGRNFEYFGEDPFLASQMVVPYIKGVQSNGVATSVKHFALNNLETNRSGYNVNVDDRALYEIYLPAFKAAVTEGDSWTIMGSYNKYKEQHACHNKYLLVDILRKEWGYKGVVVSDWGGAHDTKEAIYNGLDIEFGTWTDGLASGLSNAYDNYYLGVPYLKLIRSGEVGTKELDEKVRHILLLAFRTNMNRNKPWGSLGTKEHADAGRKIGEEGIVLLKNNNNLLPIDLTKTKKIAVIGENAIKMMTVGGGSSSLKAKYEVLPLDGIKKRAGKDAEIVYARGYVGDSTGEYNGVVSGQNLKDRRSPEELSSEAIKIAKDADLVIFIGGLNKSDFQDCEGNDRKEYGLPYKQDELIQQLAKANKNLVYINISGNAVAMPWINEVPAILQGWYLGTESGNALAAVLFGDVNPSGKLPFTFPVKLTDNGAHALSEYKGGDEINYNEGIFVGYRYADKQKIKPLFSFGYGLSYTTFQYGKLTADKKQLTPAETITFSIPVKNIGKKDGAEIVQLYISDEKSSLPRPVKELKGFEKVYLKAGEEKVVTITIDRSALSFFDDKKHEWVAEPGAFKALVGASSTDIKSVVEFSLQ; from the coding sequence ATGAGCAAAAAAATAAACCTCATAGGGCTTTTATTCCTCGTTATAAGTACCGTAAAAGCACAGAATATCCCGGTATACCAGGACGATTCCAAACCACTTGAACAGCGGGTGGAAGATGCATTGTCCCGCATGACCGTTGAAGAAAAAATAGCCATGCTCCATGCACAGTCAAAATTCAGCTCTACCGGGGTGCCACGTTTAGGTATTCCTGAAATCTGGACAGACGATGGACCACACGGGGTTCGTCCGGAAGTACTCTGGGATGAATGGAGCCAGGCTGGCTGGACGAACGATTCTGTAATCGCATTCCCTGCCCTTACCGCCCTTGCCGCAACCTGGAACAAGGATATGTCATCACTCTATGGTAAATCACTGGGCGAAGAAGCCCGTTACCGTAAAAAGGATGTCATTCTCGGACCCGGGGTCAATATCTACAGGACTCCACTCAACGGGCGCAATTTTGAATACTTTGGTGAAGATCCTTTCCTTGCCTCACAAATGGTCGTGCCTTACATCAAGGGTGTTCAATCAAACGGTGTTGCCACCAGCGTAAAACACTTTGCGCTTAACAACCTGGAAACCAACCGGAGTGGATACAATGTAAATGTAGATGACCGTGCACTCTATGAAATTTACCTTCCAGCCTTTAAAGCTGCTGTGACAGAAGGAGATTCATGGACGATAATGGGATCATATAATAAATATAAAGAACAGCATGCTTGTCATAATAAGTACTTGCTGGTAGACATCCTGCGTAAAGAGTGGGGCTACAAAGGAGTTGTGGTATCCGATTGGGGCGGCGCTCACGATACCAAAGAAGCTATTTACAATGGCCTTGACATTGAGTTCGGTACCTGGACAGACGGTCTTGCCAGTGGCCTGAGCAATGCCTACGATAATTACTACCTTGGAGTACCTTATCTGAAATTGATCCGCTCCGGAGAAGTGGGCACAAAGGAACTGGACGAAAAAGTAAGACATATCCTGCTCCTCGCCTTCCGCACGAACATGAACAGGAATAAACCCTGGGGCTCACTTGGTACCAAAGAACATGCGGATGCAGGACGCAAAATCGGCGAAGAAGGCATCGTGCTTTTGAAGAACAATAATAACCTCTTACCAATAGACCTCACCAAAACAAAGAAAATTGCTGTAATAGGTGAGAATGCAATTAAAATGATGACAGTGGGAGGCGGTAGCTCTTCCCTGAAAGCGAAATACGAAGTATTGCCTTTGGACGGGATTAAGAAACGCGCAGGAAAAGATGCAGAAATCGTTTATGCAAGAGGTTATGTTGGTGATTCAACCGGCGAATACAATGGTGTGGTATCCGGACAGAACCTGAAAGACCGCAGATCTCCTGAAGAGCTTAGCAGCGAAGCCATCAAAATCGCAAAGGATGCCGACCTGGTTATATTTATAGGAGGACTTAACAAAAGTGATTTCCAGGATTGCGAAGGGAACGACCGTAAAGAGTATGGTCTGCCTTACAAACAGGATGAACTGATACAACAATTGGCAAAAGCCAACAAGAACCTGGTGTATATTAATATTTCAGGCAATGCGGTTGCCATGCCATGGATCAATGAGGTGCCGGCAATATTGCAGGGATGGTATTTGGGAACAGAATCCGGCAATGCACTGGCTGCAGTTTTGTTTGGAGACGTGAACCCTTCCGGTAAACTGCCGTTTACATTCCCGGTTAAGCTTACAGACAATGGCGCCCATGCGCTGAGCGAATATAAAGGCGGTGATGAGATCAATTACAATGAAGGCATCTTTGTAGGATACCGCTATGCGGACAAGCAAAAGATAAAGCCTTTATTCTCTTTTGGATACGGGTTAAGTTATACTACCTTCCAATATGGAAAGCTGACAGCCGACAAGAAGCAGCTTACACCAGCGGAAACCATCACTTTTTCAATACCGGTAAAGAATATTGGGAAAAAGGATGGGGCAGAAATTGTTCAGCTGTACATCAGTGATGAAAAATCATCCCTGCCAAGACCTGTAAAGGAACTGAAAGGGTTTGAAAAGGTATATCTTAAAGCGGGAGAAGAAAAAGTAGTGACTATTACAATTGATCGGTCCGCGCTGAGTTTCTTTGATGATAAGAAGCATGAATGGGTGGCAGAGCCAGGTGCTTTTAAAGCATTGGTAGGAGCATCATCAACTGATATTAAAAGTGTAGTGGAGTTTAGCTTACAATAG
- the rhaD gene encoding rhamnulose-1-phosphate aldolase: MKSILACSPVIAKQIGDVAEVAGYLWQKGWAERNGGNITINITELVTAEMREMPAISEPVQIGRVMEHLKGGYFFCKGTNKRMRDLARWPMENGSVIRISEDGRSYVIIADQPVSPTSELPSHLSMHNYLVGKGSNYRAVLHTHPIDLVAMTHNPAFLEKDVLTYLLWSMIPETRAFCPRGVGIIPYAMPSSFKLAAATVKELEEYDVVMWEKHGVCAVGENIMEAFDMVDTLSKSAQIYLTAKAMGFEPEGTTMADMDALRDQFNLPK; this comes from the coding sequence ATGAAATCTATATTAGCATGTTCCCCTGTAATTGCAAAACAAATCGGAGATGTAGCTGAAGTAGCAGGGTACCTCTGGCAGAAAGGATGGGCGGAGCGCAATGGCGGCAACATTACAATCAATATAACAGAGCTGGTGACAGCTGAAATGAGGGAAATGCCTGCAATCAGTGAACCTGTTCAGATAGGCAGGGTGATGGAGCACCTGAAGGGAGGATATTTCTTTTGTAAGGGTACGAACAAACGGATGCGTGACCTGGCCAGGTGGCCCATGGAGAATGGATCAGTTATACGTATTAGTGAGGATGGACGTTCATATGTCATTATTGCTGATCAACCTGTTAGCCCTACCTCAGAATTGCCTTCACACTTATCAATGCACAATTACCTGGTAGGTAAGGGTTCCAATTACAGGGCGGTATTGCATACGCATCCTATTGATCTGGTGGCAATGACGCATAACCCGGCCTTCCTGGAAAAAGACGTACTTACTTACCTGTTATGGAGTATGATCCCGGAAACGAGGGCATTTTGTCCGCGTGGAGTGGGTATCATTCCCTATGCGATGCCGAGCTCATTTAAGCTGGCTGCAGCAACCGTAAAAGAGCTGGAGGAATATGATGTGGTGATGTGGGAAAAACATGGTGTATGTGCGGTAGGAGAAAATATCATGGAGGCTTTTGATATGGTAGACACCCTGTCTAAATCTGCCCAGATCTATCTGACGGCAAAGGCTATGGGATTTGAACCGGAAGGTACTACAATGGCTGATATGGATGCGCTGAGAGATCAGTTCAACCTGCCTAAATAA